The genomic region TAGATTACCCCAAATCGGAGGGTTATTGGCAGCGTAGTAACTAACTAATGACAACAAACCCCAGAATATATATTATTTAGAATGTAATGGTGAATtgtcgtaaaaataaaaacaacacaataatttaaaaatctaCCTTATTTCGATGATGTTTGGTCATGCTTTCTTGAGGGGTGGAAATGTATCATTCGATCGACCATTCGACTGCTGTATTTGCAGTTTTCCTTGCATCGGCATAATATAACAACCGGTTTCCAAACAAGATTTCCTTTCTACCAAACCGGAGAGAagagcaaacataaaaaagtgaGAACGATTCTCTTATCGGACGCGTGGTTTCCACTGCTTGCTTGCAACGTCAGGATtggaccaaaaataaatcgtaAACAAAATGTTACTCGCAACGTGTGTTTCCCGATGCCACCCTCCGCTGGCGGGTTATTTTTGCCGTGCCCCCATTGCACCATGCACTTGGCGCTTTTCCACCCTCATCCCCTGCTGCGCTAACGTTCCGGCGAACTGTCAAACGTTGTGCGGCGCGCGTTCGTAACTCATTCATCTCGAGCGCGTCAGCTGATGGTGTTATCTTTATTATCACCACCCGCTAAAAGGTTGGTACCTTCATTGATGCACGCTTTACCTTAGTGGCTGGCCGCCTTCTGGTCGCAGTGTACGGGCGGCAGTATATCCGGACACACGCAGGGCGTCTGTAACGCGAAGGGCCCATCCAGTTGGGTTTTCGTAGAAGAGAAAACGGTAGGTAAAGTGTGCAGTGCAATTGTTGCAATCTTTGTGTCATCCACCAATGCACCGCGATGACGGTGCAATCGCAAAGGTGGTTGCAAGTGGTAAATTAGCGTACGATTTTTTGCGTGTTAAAAATATTGCTGATACAAGCAAGCTAAATTGTAATATGTCTATGAAAGCACTTTGCAGTAAACTTTGCATTCTGTGTTCTGTAAATTCTCTCCATATATTTTTGCCACCATCAGCAACATAGCATTTCTTTCGGCTGTCCTACATAACGCCCTTCAAACCCGCAAGAAAAGTTGTTTGCTGTGATGCAAATCAATCACAATTTGCGCACACTTCGATCATAATCTATGGGCAACCTCGGTTCACCAACACTTACGGTTGCGTAACGTTTACCCAACGAAGAACAAAACGTGAACGGCCAGTCAGTCCTCGTGTTTCTGGAGGGAAAATAACAATACCGAACAGGCTATTTCTGTTCCTACCATACTTTCAATCAATTGGTACAATTGGTCACACTTTCAGCCGGTCGGAAACACACCCAGGgcaaagttaaaaaatattgaatttgaTTTATAAAACTCATTCTGGGACGAATTCGTGTTCGCCCTGATAAGTATCTTAATGGTATATCAAGCTATCATACCCTTAAGCTATTGTCTCTTATTTGTAGATTCAATACACGACCGTGAAAAATAGATAATCGCGAACCAAAGGTGATAAGACTACTTGAATGATTGCCCCGAACGATTCCCCACGGTCATGGTGCGACATTGTAGTTAACTGCTAAACGATCACGATCAACTGCATGTTGTCGGACAACTGCTGATAGATAATCAATTACAAGCACTTCGATTATTTTATCGTTACAGATTGGATCTATCTTGTATCTAGATGACTTGATTTTCCCGCCATAGCATATATTCCATAGATTGTTTACTTACAAatatttatcattattttcGCATTCTTTCGTAGAGCACAATGCAACCATGGTTGAAAATATCCCTGCTACTGTGTACGTTTGGCTTCCTGAAAGAAATTCGCCCCAGCGAACCATTCATCGTTGACTATCTTGCCGGACCATGGCGCAACCTAACGATGGATCAGGTACCAGGattttctgcagcaaaaaagcACCAAATGAACCAAACGTGCATTAACAAACCTTCCTCGTTGATTCTCGTTGTCAGATTGTCCAGGAGGCGTTTCCAATCGGTACGTACTCGTATCTCGCCCAGCTGGCCGTAATCTTCCTCGTGACGGACCTGTTACGCTACAAGCCGATCATCGTCGTCAACGGGGCCGCCGGTATCATCGTGTGGAGTATGCTCACGTGGACCACATCGCTGGACGCGCTCAAAGTGCTGGAAATCTTCTACGGCACCTACTGCGCGGCCGAGGTCGCCTACTTTAGCTACATCTACGCTAAGGTGGACCGGGAGCACTACCAAAAGGTTACATCGCACACACGGGCTGCCATCTACTGTGGTCGCTTTTTCGCCGCCAGCCTAGCGCAGCTGCTCGTGCACTTTGAGGCCATGGACTACCGGCAGCTAAACTTCCTGTCGTTGGCTGCCCAAATCAGTGCCACGCTGTGGGCACTCTTCTTACCCTCGGTCCCAACGAGTATGTACTTCCACAGGCGAACACTGACCGAGCCCACCGGTGGGACCCATGAGGTGACCGGTGTTGATCACCCGTCTGATAAAAATGGCCGAGACGATCGCTCGGATGAGAGCAGAGTGTCCGGTCATGGGTTCAGTCAACGGCTCCGTGCACCTTTTAGCGTGCGGATGAAGGAAGCGTTCGTCCTGCTATGGTCACACTTTCGAACGTCCTACACCAATCGCAGTGTGCTGCAGTGGAGCATCTGGTACGCCCTGGCAATGGCCGGGTACATTCAAATCCTCGCCTACGTGCAAGCACTCTGGAGTTCGATCGACGAAACGCAACCGGCCGTGTGGAATGGGGCCGTCGAAGCAGCTCTCACGCTTCTCGGTGCCATCGTGTCCCTGCTAGCCGGGTATCTGCACAGCGGCTTCCTGAAGCCCCGCACGAGCCTGCTCGCGCTCGCCGTCCTATCGTTTGCTGCCGGTGGTGCGATGTTTCTGGCGACGAAAACGAATGACCTGATAGTGTCGTACCTCGGCTACATGATCTTCTGCGTGCTGTACGCGTTTGCCATTACGGTGGTCAGTGCGGAGATAGCGAAAAATATTGCAGACGATTGCTTCGGCCTGGTGTTTGGCTTCAACACCCTCGTGGCACTGTCGCTGCAAACGCTCCTCACGTTCTCTGTGACCGACGCCGATGGATGGTTCGCGTTAGACGTGTTTGGGCAGTTCACTGTCTTCAGCAGCTACTTCCTGGTACTAGGTGGCATTTACACGGCGTTCCTAGCGGCGGAAATAATCAGCAGTATTTTAAGACGCTCCAAAACGTAGAGATACTTATGCTAGTATTGTCCGCGTAGCAAATAAACGATGAGGCTGATTGGTTGGGAAATCGATAGTACAAAGCAGTTGTTCTCTGGCACCACTGTGAGACCATCTGATAAGACGTTCAAGGCACTCACATCGCTGGCGCAGTGAGCCCACGAGAGATGACCACTTATGTAAGAACGCcatgaacaaaaacacaacggcATACCACAAACAACACATCCGGTGGTAAAAGTATTGTTGTTAGATGAATATTCTTCAGCCTATAAACTGGTCGCTCTATATGTAAAACGTTTAACGTTTCCGCTAAGACCCACGATTCTCCACTGTGAAACAAAAGGTGCCCTGTActtttcctgaaagggtttcGACAAATAGTTTACAACAGATAGTTAAGAACTGatatattttcaataaaacaacaaaagaaatatAATATACCAATGGAGCCTAAGCCTTATCGCATCGTTACACTACACCCCATACAACATTAAATTATCATCAAACCaagaaggaaaattcatttctTACATTCTTTCTTAGGAAAGTATATTCAATATCGCTTAAAGTTGTTGTTTAAACGTAAatacgtttttctcttttattaaAGCTGTACATCGTTTAATCCTACTTATCGTCGCAAATTGTTCATTTTGCCCTTTATCATTagttcaaattgaaaaaaaggtcTGAATAACTTCATAattgtaattttgttttgttaatcgAATTGTTTCGATGATTGCCTGCTTCAAATAAAGCAATGATATTtagtttgtaaaataaaattagagAATTCTTAAACATTTGATTATAAAAAGAGTAAGAGTATAGAAAAATAAGCtgagcttgttttgtttgtttgttcgtttcggTAAACTGAAGCTGCAAAATCATTGACCGTCGTCATTGAACTCGCAGGAAATCTGTTCATATCATACGACCGATAGCTGCCcgcttgtttttgttactATCGTGGATGACGACGCACCGTCGTGTTGGGGGGGCTCGATCCTGTCTCCCCATTGGAGCTATTTTTGCTGCCAGTACCGGTTGCATTCGGAACGCACCCAAGGATGGCAGCAGAGTGTATCGTTCCGATTCTGTAGACCGGCGGGTCGAAGAACGATTCACCGGTGGAAGTAGCGCTGCCCGAAGCCGATTGCACGACGATTTGATTCCATACGCTCGGTGCGCTTGAACGGCTGGCAGTGGTGGAGGGGTTGCTATCGCGTCCGGTTGGTGTTAACGTTATTGTTGGCATTGTGGGCGTCAGCGGTGCCGTCGATATAGGTCTTCCCGGATTGCTATTGCTCACGCAAGTGGAGGCAAGTGTATAGCCAGCCAGCAACCTTCTCTACGGTTTCGGAAGTTGATGCGAGATATATCACAATGCGAATACGAACAAACCGAGTATGAAGAAATAAATGCGAAAAGGTGACGGTTAGAAGTAACTAAATTTGTTGCACACAACGCTAACACAACAGCTTACTGGCTTATACGTTTTGGGAAAGTATTAAGAAGGAAGGTGGTAGAAAATTGGCAACAAAAACTGAATACAAAAACAGCACCTGTTTCATTACAAAATAGATTAAATGCTTAGCACACCGTCACGTAACCCGTAGCATACGTAATAATTTCATAATCTGGGTATAACAAggtcaaatttaaaattaaaaaagaaatggtgcTTGACAAAGCCGTGCTAATTTGTTACGGAATATAAACACAAGGTACCTCTGTACTAAATTCACCAGCCGGTGTATCGCGGGTAGCAATTGATGTAGGGCTAGTTTGTAGCTGCTTTCGTTGCGTTTGAGACGATCCCGTTGTTGCTGATGGTTTtgcactaccaccaccattcACGTTATTAGAATAGGGATGAGAGTCGAACCCGGTTGCGTGACTTTGGACCGAATGGATTCGGGGTGTAGTGTAAATGTTTGAACCCCCGGCAACATTATTAGCGCCCGGGCGAGCCACCATCGATGAGTTCGGTGCCATCCTCATACTTCCAGAGTGCGAAAAGTGCTGATCCTGATGCACGCCAGGCGTTGTTTTGATGGTCGTGGGGGAACTGGCTGGCATTCGTTGGCGTACCTGAACTTTAGCCTTTGAGGACGAAGGGTACGGGCTGACGAATGAACCACTTCCTTCCGGAGACCTTGGAACAGTGTTAATCTTCGTTCCTTTCTTCATCTGCTCGCAGGCAGGTTCGTGCTGGGGCCAGTGATCCATCTGGCACTTGTCCGAGCAGTAGGCCGTATTCCAACAGCAATAAAAATTTGCCTCGAGATGGCAGCTTCGGCACCACATGGCCTTTTTCGCCTTAGCCACGCTTCGAATTTTGTCAAGCCGCAAAGTTTCTATCTGATCTTTATGCTCTTTCTTTAGTCTTTCGATCGTCAGACTATGCTGTTGTCTGGTCTGCTCAAGCTCCAATGTTAGCTGAACAACCTTCGCTTTCAACAATCCGTCATCTGCTAGCTGCCGTAAGGTGTGCTCGAGCAAACCGCGAGATTTTTCGGCGACCTGTATATAATAATGAGAGACGAAGGAATGCAGATGAATACACGTACAAATgaaatgttggaaaaatgaaatactcTACCTGACTAGCATAGTTATCGAGTAGTTCGGTAAACGATAGGTTGCTCTCAAGCTCTCCTTCTTGGGAACCACTCGGTTTGGGTTGCAAAGGCGGCAGGGTGCAATTTCGCTGTgaaccttttcttttcatattcgATCTTACAGCAGCTGGAGATGGCTCTGGGGATCCTTCATCAATCACGATGACATCTTGATCCTCTGGGAGGGAGCTGCAGGCATTTGAATTGTTTACAGTTCCACAATTTCGGAGCATCAACCGAGGACTATTTACACTTCCAGTAGAGACAGTTGACTGTTGTGGCGCAGATGTTGCAGGCGCCAATTCAGTGGTCACCGATGGGACGCCCGATGCCGGCACGGAAACTGGCGACATACGAAACGGTTGTTTGTAGTTAGCAATATTTTGCACGTTTAGTGGCAATTCCTGATGCCTGAGGCCGGGAATCGCAGCGGATGCTGGTGCCACGCCAAGATGTTGCTTACTGCTGCTGGATACACTTTGTTGTATTAACGTTTGAGTTGGTTCCTTTACGGAAGCTCCTGTTGTCGGAATTGAAACTGGTGCCGCCATAGGGTGTTGTTTACTTAGGACTTCACTTTGCAGTACCGCGAATTGCTGCTTAGCAGGTTGAGTCGCCGCCACGGAAACTGATGCCAGTCGGGGCTGTTGGTTGTTGCTAGGCACGCTTTGCAGCCCCGTAGGAGGCGATTGAGTATCGATGGATTTTTCAAGGTTTGGCAACAGCACCATTGATGCTCTGACgactgttgttttttgtttgctggaAGGAAGCTGAATGTTGGTAGAGCTTGCCGGAACAACAGTACACGAGGTGGAAACTGGTATCTTTGAGGCCTCCTTGTTGCCAACCGTACCATTCGACGACGCAGTGCAATTATTGGTGAGACGGACAGCTTCCGCCGTAATATTTGGTACCAATATTATTGGCGAATTACTTTCCGGTACACTGGCCTTCGGAACGATGGTCATCATTGTGCTCGATTTGCCTATCGAGACCGGACCAACACTATTTCGGGCCACCCCAGGAAAAGATTTTCTCGCCttttgatttttggaaatattttccgaTACGGGAGCAGGGCGACCTCGTTCATGCGTCTGTTGCACAGTGGCTGCGGAGATGCTTTCAGGGGAACCGCCAGATAGCGATGCCTTTTCATACTCGTCGTCAAGTTTTTCTACCTTTATCGGTATTGGGACGCAAGGTACTACTTCAGCATTGCTGGAATCTGGCGAAGGATTGCAGGCTTTATTACGTGTGGTTGTGGCAGTAGGTGGAATTTCTTTAGATACATTAGCTTCAAGCTGCTCGTTATTTTTACGAGGTAAAGGAGACTCGTTCAACCTGTTGTCATCTTGCTCAGGCGGGGTTTGGTTATCTGTTACCTCGGCGATATTAACATTACTGTCCGTCCCATTCGCATCCGAGCTGttctttgctttgcttttgttttccgctGGGGAAACCATAACCGACTTGCGGCGCTTAGAGATGTTTTCCGTTGCCCAGTTTCCAGAATTGCGATGTATAACCAGCTTGCCAACCGATTCAGATTCCGAGGGGGATGGTTTTTGGAAGCATACACTCTTTCGTTTCTTTGCGACTTTTACATCGCTTTCTGTTTCCGGTACCACTTTTGCCTCATCATCATTCAGCATCGCCGCCTTCGACGCCCTGCGCGTGACGCgcttttggtttggtttgttggCAGAATCAGTAGAAGAAGATATATCCATCGATACTGTTCCAGTAGACGATGGTGATTCGCCAATTGATCCCTTCGATGTATGAGCAGTCATCTTTCCGTGgttatttacaatttttatctttatcaTAGGTGCGTTGGATCTGTTTTCTTCAAATGCATTGGGAACCATCTCCTTCAAATGGTCGTCGATACGGGTGGGGTCCAAAGGAGTGCGGTATGGAGCATAATTAAACGACCCAAAACGTTTAATAAGGTTTTCGATATGCTCCCCTGCCTCAAATAAGCTCTCACTCAGTTGCTGTTTCTTTGCAGATTTCTGTGGATTAGGACTTTCTTTCGAAAACAGGTAGCAATCCTTCACCGACACCCAGGCACGGTCGTGTTCCCCGAAAAATCGTATATCCGCCTGATTGTTAGCGTTCACGCTCATCAGCTTTCCGGGCCAGTGCGGAAACCCCTTTAACTTGGCCCATACCAACAAGTGCGGGTTCTTGCAGGCTTCTTTAAACCATGTCGCCTGCTTTCTGTGAACATTCATATAACACTCACGACACGTTTCCATATTTACGATCTGTAATCTGCCAACTTTATACAACACCTTAGCCACACTTAATGTTTTAGAATTGTCTGCAATATAAAAGAGTACGTAACATATGAGAAGGTATGTATGAGATAATGGGAACATGATTTCTTCAGCACTTACCAGAACATATTGTTATGTTATGTACAATCCAGTTCAAGTCTGCCAAAAACTCTTCTGTTGTACTGTATTGTTTTGCCTTCAACTTGTTTGATATTTCCACTAAATCCATATGATGTGTTACTCGTTCATATGACTTAATCGCTGCCTTATCCAAAGGATTGAATAAACGGTTCTGTTTAGAATAAAACAATAGCGGCGAAAGAACATATCAATTGTCTACAACGATCTTCATCTTCAGTCATGTACTAGATTTAGCAGATTTAGTGGTATATTTTTCTCCCATGGAAAGCGCCAATCTTTTTTATAGTACCGTAGAAGCACCATGCTTGGCGCgggtccaaacttggcgcactttttagtattttcttcgatattagactatttccaaaacatttcagcctaaaatatgtagtcaaatatttgtttatgcttgtacaatacatccgcatcaaaacatgttatagaatgtatatttaattaaatgaaaaattccaccCACAAGTGcgcaatttttttatttttatattaattttgaagcgaaaatattttgcgTCAAGTTTGGCTCCCAGGGTTCCTAATTATTCACCGTGGAGAATATGACTGTTCGCActgctagatatttttgaatcatagaaggctttgatgaatgagattataaaagttagcgatgagatagttttattttcacgagAGAAGCAAAAGTCCGTggcaaaaaagttaaattgttttttaaattgctgttgaaaagtgtttctattgttttaagttgaattttgaataaagctgttgaattcaatgaactacatccattttgttttaagtgcgccaagtaaggaacattgcaaaaacaatgcgccaagttaggaacataaCATAATGTGCCACACAAAGGGCTTCTGAAACatgaataaatattaatttaagagtttctcacttattttacttgtattctatggtagttaggcTAGCGCTGCGCAAAACGTAgtatgatttgaccgaacattgatttggttattcaactttttatgcagaatttccttaactgcgccaaatatggtacatctacggtaGCGTTATATGCACAGCCTTTCACTAACCAACCGTAAAATCCCCCAGTGTACTTGGATAATCAAACGATACAAGCCTACTGTAAAGCATTTCATATAGCCAAACACTACACTGCTGGATTTGGCTGTTGGTGAGTAAAACATTCGCTATATGTACATATAtcaacaatttttcttttatgaatGAGTAAATACAAAACTGACATTGAACCTGCACTGTAATCTAGACCATACTTTGCTGACCtgatattttaataaaaaaggtCACCAGCCAGCATAAAAGGGTTAGCATCTTTTGTTCAAAATAATATACATAATACTTTAGACAACAATCGTTGATTATGTAAAATTAGAAGATCAATGGAGCAACATAAAAGttaaatatgaattttacTGGACAACATATCTAACAGCCATAAATGCTATCAATGAATAAACTGCACACATACTCAAACATACAATTACATTTCAACACTcctacagcagcagcatctaCTATACAGTTTTGGTGACGGCTAGTGAACCTACATAACCATAATGTTTAACgcgataaaacaaaatggcagcCAACAGGATTGACAAAACTAGTACACATAAAAAAGTAACAGCGAAATGTTTAACTGGTACTTGTTTTTTGGTTAGGGCATGATTAGGCGGAAATTACATTGAAAACGTACTGTTGCTCATCCACAGCTTTACATTTGTTATCATGGagtaaataataaaaggaTGTAATGATTTCTTTATAGCAACCTTAGCTAATAAACACCCCAGAGTATCAGGCTCAGTAGTGCAACTACAGGAACACATAACTAAACCCATCCATTATTAAATTCCTTATATATATGTGCAAGCTTACCGCTTCATGATTACACAACAGCATCTCTAGGACATACTGCAGGCAATCGTGCAAGTTAACGTAGCCTTCGGTAGGAAAAGGATTGGTTTCATGCGCCAATGACGATGATTTGCACTCCTGACAGGTCCAGTTGTCATCGTTGTACATCGGTCGTGTACAGCCTTGGTGAAAGCTGCGAATACAAGAGTTGCAGCCAACCAAACTTTCTCCTTTGCTTTGCTTACAACGGAAACAGAAGCGATCGTAGCCGGGCTGTAAGGAGATGGAGTCGAAACATGCATACGATTACATTATGAACACGAAGAAAAAGCTACCGTATTCAAAATCCTCAACCAATCGAGAAACACAAAATAATTACCTTCGGAGGTTCCGCTATTGGTCCAAAAGATTCGTCTAGCGGTTTTATGGACATTATTCCATCGCTACCGAATGATGATAAGCTATCATTCGCCGTCGTTGGCTGGTCATGGGAAGTGTCCTCTCCCACCGAATCGTCCATTGCTTCGGCACCTTTGTCGTGTAAGTTGTGTAAGAAACGCTGATGCTTTAATTTGAATTCTTCATTATCTGAACGCATACCAGTACGTCTATTAGTGACTCCGACTGTGGAGGGATCGTCCTCCGCGACGGAACATCGGCTCTGCAGCCGCTTTCGGTGTGCCACTGCAGGTGCAGCAGCAGGTGACACCTGTTTAGGCGCACTCGTGCAAGCTGGTGATGCGCTGTCGGAGCGACGTTTACGTAATTTTCCTTGCTGGGATGCGTCATCTAAATACCCCGCCAGAACTTTCGATTGGGATTGTGTATCttttagaatttttatttccctggACACTTTTGTTGTCCCATCTGCCGAAGGGAAACTTTTATTCTGCACTTCGAAATCATCTTTACCAATGCTGCTAGTAAGGGCCGCTGGTTCTATCGGTTCCGGCTGTGCAATACTGCTTTCTTGCTGCGGTTGGTTTCCGGCAGTACCATGTTTTTCGCTTGCATCAGTACTCGGCACGATGTTTCTAACTTCTTTCACGGTAGGCTGAACATAAGTCTCGAAATTGTGTGTGCTCTGCCTGCGGAAATGTTTGGCCACATTCCtcatttttccaccggcaGCCACGTTCTCATCGATTAATTGATCAACATTGGCTAAATCAATCCTACGATCGTGTGTGCTCTTCCTTTTCGAAGATTCGGAAGTGGTATTCCTAGGTTTTTCTACGCTTTTCAACCCTCCATCGGTGGACCATTTTCTGATCACAATGGAATTTCGCTCCGCACTGTCCTGCGCGGTACCGGGTTTTGCAGCCACTTTGTATTGTATATTACTCATTTCACCCGTACCGAATGATTTTCGATAATCAGACTTGTCCGGAAGCTCCTCACTGGGTTTATATATGAACGTAGGATATTTAGACTTGGGTTTATGAGAgtcttttcttattttctgtaCCATAGTACCGAAGTCAATGCCATTGAAAGGATTATCCGTTGCTTGAGCATCTTTGCTACTTGCTACTGCTGTATTTTTGACGTCTGCTGCGATCacacgatcgcgatcgggaACGGCTTTGGGAGTCACATCTCCAGTTGTACTCGTACGGACGGCTAATACCGGCGCTGGCTGTGCAGTGGCCGTGCGGATCGCGTCTTGTCGGTCTGCAGACGCAGTTACTTTCACCCGCATTTCACCGGATGACATGCCCGGTCCAGGTGACAGCAAAGATGGGTTACAAGACGATTTTTCCGATGCTTCGTTTTACCTGCAAGATGGCAACAAGgaaattgaatgaaacttATTACCTAGAATTCACTGTTGATACCACGATTACTTTCTATGCAGTACTGCCAACACAGCGTGCTATTTTTTTTAGCGGGGCTCACTTTTCACTTTACTTCACAAAAAAGATACATCCAGAATTCATACATTCGCTTTTTTGTATCGAAACCTACGATTGGTGGTAGCCAATACAAACCTTGGCACTGGTTGAGAAAcgcagaaaattaaaaattttacaGTCCACGGTGTACTAAGATGTCACTCGAACCTTCTGCTTCCTTCGAAGTTCACAAGAATAATGAAGCTCCGTTTGCTAAAATGCCAGCCGCAAACAACGTACAAGTGTATGTAGTGGTGACGGCTGAGTACGGCCTACAACAATTTCTTAGACACTGGTCACAGCTTTATACGGCCATTGACGGCGAAatcgagtttttgttttacaaaatacCGGAACTAGAATCGTTTGAGCTGTCTAGTAAGTGGCACATATTAATATTCACTATATTTCACACGACTTTGTAGGAGATTGGATACGCGAATCCAACATTAAGTGCTGCTGCGTACAACTTTCCTTGTCCGTGAATCGGTATTGGTGTTGTTTTGACATTTCTCTACAGGTAGGGATGGGGGTAAAGGATAAAGCGAAAAGTCCAGGAGGACGTGCGGTAAAACGAAGATTACTTTTGGGCcccgttaaaaaaaaataatatggaGCATAGAGAGAAATCCATTCCAAAATATCCATACTTATGTAGTACATCCATTGCAAgccaataaaaaacaaaacagtggaTTTACGCCATTTTGTTGTATGTCttatttattgaatttccattgaatttatttcgttGTGTTGCATATAACAATTCTTCAGTAATCGTTACTTCTACCTTACACCTAAAAGAGATAAACGACATTTCATGTTATTCTAATGCGTACCGTATCGCCGCGGGAGTCTTTTAGCGAGCAGAATGTTATCCCTACTCTGCCGTTTAGTATAAGCATAGGCATGCGAACGAATAGATGGTATATGGAGTACTATACGAAGTCATACGACGATAATGATAATGAACAGAACTACAGAAATCCGAACCTATTACAATTTCACGGTGCTAACTCCTAACACTAATCCTGGTCCGGCTCAAGATCTGGCCGGGAGCGCAAACTCTCCTGACACTGTTCCACCACACCACGAAACTGGTCGGCGATGGCCTCGTTCTTGAAGCGAACTGCCAGCTTCTCCAGCTGACCTGGCGACTCGGCGTGATTCATTGCACCCCACATG from Anopheles coustani chromosome 3, idAnoCousDA_361_x.2, whole genome shotgun sequence harbors:
- the LOC131272843 gene encoding thiamine transporter 2-like, whose product is MQPWLKISLLLCTFGFLKEIRPSEPFIVDYLAGPWRNLTMDQIVQEAFPIGTYSYLAQLAVIFLVTDLLRYKPIIVVNGAAGIIVWSMLTWTTSLDALKVLEIFYGTYCAAEVAYFSYIYAKVDREHYQKVTSHTRAAIYCGRFFAASLAQLLVHFEAMDYRQLNFLSLAAQISATLWALFLPSVPTSMYFHRRTLTEPTGGTHEVTGVDHPSDKNGRDDRSDESRVSGHGFSQRLRAPFSVRMKEAFVLLWSHFRTSYTNRSVLQWSIWYALAMAGYIQILAYVQALWSSIDETQPAVWNGAVEAALTLLGAIVSLLAGYLHSGFLKPRTSLLALAVLSFAAGGAMFLATKTNDLIVSYLGYMIFCVLYAFAITVVSAEIAKNIADDCFGLVFGFNTLVALSLQTLLTFSVTDADGWFALDVFGQFTVFSSYFLVLGGIYTAFLAAEIISSILRRSKT
- the LOC131258616 gene encoding MYND-type zinc finger-containing chromatin reader Zmynd8 yields the protein MSSGEMRVKVTASADRQDAIRTATAQPAPVLAVRTSTTGDVTPKAVPDRDRVIAADVKNTAVASSKDAQATDNPFNGIDFGTMVQKIRKDSHKPKSKYPTFIYKPSEELPDKSDYRKSFGTGEMSNIQYKVAAKPGTAQDSAERNSIVIRKWSTDGGLKSVEKPRNTTSESSKRKSTHDRRIDLANVDQLIDENVAAGGKMRNVAKHFRRQSTHNFETYVQPTVKEVRNIVPSTDASEKHGTAGNQPQQESSIAQPEPIEPAALTSSIGKDDFEVQNKSFPSADGTTKVSREIKILKDTQSQSKVLAGYLDDASQQGKLRKRRSDSASPACTSAPKQVSPAAAPAVAHRKRLQSRCSVAEDDPSTVGVTNRRTGMRSDNEEFKLKHQRFLHNLHDKGAEAMDDSVGEDTSHDQPTTANDSLSSFGSDGIMSIKPLDESFGPIAEPPKPGYDRFCFRCKQSKGESLVGCNSCIRSFHQGCTRPMYNDDNWTCQECKSSSLAHETNPFPTEGYVNLHDCLQYVLEMLLCNHEANRLFNPLDKAAIKSYERVTHHMDLVEISNKLKAKQYSTTEEFLADLNWIVHNITICSDNSKTLSVAKVLYKVGRLQIVNMETCRECYMNVHRKQATWFKEACKNPHLLVWAKLKGFPHWPGKLMSVNANNQADIRFFGEHDRAWVSVKDCYLFSKESPNPQKSAKKQQLSESLFEAGEHIENLIKRFGSFNYAPYRTPLDPTRIDDHLKEMVPNAFEENRSNAPMIKIKIVNNHGKMTAHTSKGSIGESPSSTGTVSMDISSSTDSANKPNQKRVTRRASKAAMLNDDEAKVVPETESDVKVAKKRKSVCFQKPSPSESESVGKLVIHRNSGNWATENISKRRKSVMVSPAENKSKAKNSSDANGTDSNVNIAEVTDNQTPPEQDDNRLNESPLPRKNNEQLEANVSKEIPPTATTTRNKACNPSPDSSNAEVVPCVPIPIKVEKLDDEYEKASLSGGSPESISAATVQQTHERGRPAPVSENISKNQKARKSFPGVARNSVGPVSIGKSSTMMTIVPKASVPESNSPIILVPNITAEAVRLTNNCTASSNGTVGNKEASKIPVSTSCTVVPASSTNIQLPSSKQKTTVVRASMVLLPNLEKSIDTQSPPTGLQSVPSNNQQPRLASVSVAATQPAKQQFAVLQSEVLSKQHPMAAPVSIPTTGASVKEPTQTLIQQSVSSSSKQHLGVAPASAAIPGLRHQELPLNVQNIANYKQPFRMSPVSVPASGVPSVTTELAPATSAPQQSTVSTGSVNSPRLMLRNCGTVNNSNACSSLPEDQDVIVIDEGSPEPSPAAVRSNMKRKGSQRNCTLPPLQPKPSGSQEGELESNLSFTELLDNYASQVAEKSRGLLEHTLRQLADDGLLKAKVVQLTLELEQTRQQHSLTIERLKKEHKDQIETLRLDKIRSVAKAKKAMWCRSCHLEANFYCCWNTAYCSDKCQMDHWPQHEPACEQMKKGTKINTVPRSPEGSGSFVSPYPSSSKAKVQVRQRMPASSPTTIKTTPGVHQDQHFSHSGSMRMAPNSSMVARPGANNVAGGSNIYTTPRIHSVQSHATGFDSHPYSNNVNGGGSAKPSATTGSSQTQRKQLQTSPTSIATRDTPAGEFSTERRLLAGYTLASTCVSNSNPGRPISTAPLTPTMPTITLTPTGRDSNPSTTASRSSAPSVWNQIVVQSASGSATSTGESFFDPPVYRIGTIHSAAILGCVPNATGTGSKNSSNGETGSSPPNTTVRRHPR